A single genomic interval of Gossypium raimondii isolate GPD5lz chromosome 11, ASM2569854v1, whole genome shotgun sequence harbors:
- the LOC105801984 gene encoding BOI-related E3 ubiquitin-protein ligase 1 has product MAVQAQYPSNVLLLNRSGQEGNEFPLQQQAGGVFLDQSHSHMLLNNNNNNPRKRGREVAGAAITAPINSYSMQTQPPQLIELSQLHHPNVVSTGLRLSFGDQQQKLQQHQNQNQNQSYRQQQQQQQNLVSNSSVFASDDLVTQIKRQRDELDHFLQAQGEELRRTLAEKRHRHYRALLEAAEESVARRFREKEAEVEKAKRRNVELEARAAQLGAEVQVWQAKAKAQEVTAASLQAQLQQAIMNGGAGLTQQDSRRGGEEWRKCAGGESEAQAEDAESAYVDPERVVAAASGPCCKACRTRVAAVVLLPCRHLCLCTECDRVAQACPLCLTLRNSSVEVFLS; this is encoded by the exons ATGGCCGTTCAAGCTCAATACCCTTCTAATGTTCTTCTTTTAAACAG AAGTGGACAAGAGGGGAATGAGTTTCCATTGCAGCAACAAGCAGGAGGAGTTTTTCTCGATCAATCCCATTCTCATATGTtgttaaacaataataataataatccacGCAAAAGAGGAAGAGAAGTTGCAGGGGCGGCAATAACAGCGCCGATCAATTCATATTCCATGCAGACTCAACCGCCTCAGCTGATCGAGCTTTCTCAACTCCACCACCCAAATGTAGTCTCCACCGGCCTCCGCTTATCTTTTGGCGATCAACAACAAAAGTTACAGCAACATCAAAATCAGAACCAAAATCAAAGCTATcggcaacaacaacaacagcaaCAAAATCTTGTTTCAAATTCCTCTGTTTTTGCATCCGATGATCTGGTCACTCAAATCAAACGCCAGAGAGACGAATTAGACCATTTTCTTCAAGCCCAG GGCGAGGAATTACGACGTACTTTAGCGGAGAAAAGGCATAGGCATTACCGTGCGCTACTAGAGGCAGCGGAGGAATCGGTAGCGAGGAGGTTTAGAGAAAAAGAAGCGGAAGTGGAGAAAGCAAAGCGCCGGAACGTGGAGTTAGAGGCACGTGCGGCGCAACTTGGCGCGGAGGTACAGGTTTGGCAGGCGAAAGCCAAGGCACAAGAGGTGACGGCGGCTTCGTTACAAGCGCAGCTCCAACAGGCCATAATGAACGGAGGAGCTGGTTTGACGCAGCAAGATAGCAGGAGAGGTGGGGAAGAATGGCGGAAGTGCGCCGGCGGGGAATCAGAGGCGCAGGCGGAGGACGCCGAGTCGGCTTACGTGGACCCGGAACGTGTCGTAGCAGCTGCTTCTGGCCCATGTTGCAAAGCGTGTAGGACACGTGTCGCGGCGGTGGTGCTGCTGCCTTGTCGGCATCTTTGCTTGTGTACGGAGTGTGACCGAGTGGCTCAAGCTTGCCCGCTTTGCCTCACCCTCAGGAATTCTAGCGTCGAggtttttctttcttga